DNA from Rubripirellula lacrimiformis:
GCGAAGCTTCGATGGTTTGCCCTTTCGCATCGTCGGCATGAAAATCAGTTTCATCACCGGTCGCATCACGGCAGGAAAAGTGAATTCCGCACCATCGATCGTCATCTGCATCGACATGTTCAGGTGATCGAGGATTTGTGCAAGGCTCCAGGTGCCAACCAGTTCGTAGCCGCATTCACGCAACCCTGCTATGTCGGCGCAAGCGGCACCCAAATCAGGGTAACGCAATTCCATTCGTCGTTCTGCGATTGTCGATTTGCGTTCTGGTTTCTGGAGCATGATTGCTTGATCGCGATTGAAGCAAGTGAGAGTAAGTAAGGCACGAGAAATCTCTGTCGTGGTGGACCAGGCCACGAGTCCATTCTGACAAGGATCGAATCTGCGTCGTAGTGGGGTTTGCCAAAATCGCTGACCGTCGAGTTTCGGGGGCGGGATTCTGACGAATCCTGCGACTGCAGTCCCGACACCTATCGATCGTTCACTGCTTCGTCGGCAAATCGCGGTGCCCCGCGGGCCACAGCGAGCGGCTTCGACGCGGCGAAAACGCTGGCCACCGTCGCTCCGGTACACCGCAGGGCTGGTTGCTGGTTGGATTGGAAATGTTGGCACATCACGACGAAATCGGAAGTTCTCGTGTGCATTTCGCACAAACAACAGCATCCCGATCAATGCTCGATTGACAGAAGGGGCATAGCTTTTGCGGACGTCCGGCCAACGTCATCAGTAAAAAAATTGGGCCAAAGACAATCGCATGCACGAGTGAAAACAAAACGATGAATAGGGCACGTTCGGGACGTGCAGACTTGGTTAGGAGCAAAAGTGAGCCAACCAAGCCAAGTCCACTCCAGACGAAAAGGTAAGGTAGGAATGTCATCACCGGCCTCGGGGAATTTGCTGCGGATCGAATGAGTCATTCGATCATGTATCGGTGGGTATCGCCGAGTGTAGCGAGCATTGGACGAGTCCTGGGCCACGACAGTGGAAATCAACGACCGATCGTCGACACCTGTGATGGCTACCCGCGGTTTTTCCACGGTTTCGCGGCAGAGCCAGCCGGCGGAATGAACTTCGCCAAGTCATTCCAATCACCTTCAAATTCTAGCGTCAGGCATTCACCCGATTCGAAATGGAACTTGACGGCGTTCGAATGGGATTGTTCGTAGTCGCAGGAAAGCAATTCGGACAAAGGAAAGCGGCGTAAGACGTGCGTCCATTGCCCGGTCTTCTTGTGGGGGGAACTGAAGACAATGTGATCGCGATTCCGGGCGCAGTGGAGAGGGCCGGAGTAATTCAGCAACGTCTCCGTTTCCGTCCGCTTTGCAGGTCGAAGGCATCTGTAGGTGGCGGCTGCTGCCAGCAGGATGAACACCGGAACCGATCCCGGCCCAGCGTAACGCGCGTACCAAGGCAAGGGTTTTGTGCGTAACCAAATCCCAGCAGGCGTTGGCCGTCCAGCGAGATCGTTGTCGTCGATATTAGCTTTCGAGGTCATGGCGAGAATTGAGCGATCCTGATGCATTCCATGACCGGTTTTATCGCGAGCATCTGTTCGATGATAAGCGAAAGTTCTGTTTCGATCATAAATGCGTCTCGGATTTGGATTCACTCTGTTCTTGGATTCGCACGTCGTCGATGGGAATCGACCATGCTCTTGAGTTGTTGTTCGACGCGTTTGACGTCGGCGATTCCAAGAAATCCTACTTCTTCGGAATGGCTCGTGCCCTCCGAATCCTTCCATCGCTTGGCATTGAAGATTACATCACCCGAACCATCCGCAGCCTGTTTTCGATACACGACCGTCAACTCGCGAGGCAAGAAACTGCGTATCGTCATGCGCCAACCGCCGATAAAAGTAATCGCCCGACGATCGGTTAAGACGTAGACCGTTTTGAACGCATTGCGGTACGCCCAAAGCGGTGCGGACAGCATGGCAAAGCCGATGAGCAGAAAGGGGACACCAAAAAGCGGAAACAAGTCTTCGCCGCGATTGAACCGCGGAATCTCGAAGCCACTTGCACCCGCAATCCAGAACATTGAAAAAAGTGTCCACACCACTGCAAAGCCGAAAGTCGCTGTTGATCCGGGGGTGAAAAAGCGAGGTTTGGGAGTTTCGGACCAAAGGATGCTTTCGTTCACCTCAAGCTCGTCCTCGACGAGTTTCAGAAGTGACGGCGAGATTGTGTCAGGAATCATCTCACTCCATTCGGATCATATCGGCGGCAACCGAGGTACCGCAAAAGAGCATCCATTTCAATGGACGCGTCGTTGGCGGCTTCGGTTCACCGCTCGGTTCTGCCCGCGTCTTCCGACATTGTAGCCGACGTTTGACTGTCACTCGCTGCTTCCGCCAGCATGCCGCAAAAAGACGATCGGGGCAACGACTGCCGGTTGGATCAAGTAGCCTCGTGTCACAGAGCGGGATCCCTGCATCGCTTCACAATTTGGCAGCTAACGTTTTTACCATTCCCGCCATTGTTCAGTTATGGTTGTGCGATGAGTGCTGAAGTGGATGCGGGCCATCGAACGCAAGCGGACTGTGCGCGACGGCGTCGATATATTCTGCAAGTTCGGGCAGGCGTGAATGCGTGCATTGAAGAAGCTCCATGAGGCTGCAGTTGGCAGGTAGTGCGGGTCGCCAGCGGGGACGATCGATGTTTTTTAACTTCTAAAAGCCTGATGTCGTGTTCGTTTTTACGACGTGGTTCTGCACTAGTCGCCGCCGTAGACGTCCATCACTTTCCAGTCGCTCAGGCAGACCGAATAGCCCATGTCGGAGTGTTCCTCGATTGAAGAGTACTGAATCTCAAGCTCAGTCTCGTCACCCGGAAGAAGAACATGAGCTGTCATGCGACCGAAGTCGACGGTGTCGTACTCTTCCGGCGAGCCCATTTCGTCAAAGTATTGGCGCAACTTCTCGCGAATCTGCCATTCGATCTCTTCGTATTTTGGAGGAAGTTGGCGAACCAACTCCAGTTGCTTCTCCGTTGGCCCGTCCCATGGTGAATCGATCGTAATTGGTCGACTTTGAAAGTGGGAAGAAGGCGGAGGGGGGGCAAGTTGAACTTCCCAGCGGTCAGCAAATTGCCGCAGTTCACCAAGCCCTGAAACTATCGAAATTTGAATCGGGGTATTGGTGCGGCGGATGGACTCGTCCATGGCGCGATCCATCCGGCGAAGTGCAAAATGACCCGCGATAAGAAAAGCTGGGATCGTTACCCAAATGGAGCGAAAAATTGGCACGCTCGCAAATTCAAGCAAACAAACCGATGTGATAGCTGCGAACACAATCAGGGAGTACCAAATCGTTGCAGTGTCTTTATCAGGAAGTTTCATTCGCATGCAGCGCGTTGCCCGTCACGAGGTCGTCGCGAACGACGTACCACTTCAGAAAACTTAACTCGGCGACTCACGAGCATCGTCTGGTTCACCGATATTTTGAGTATCCAGCGCTTCAGCGAGGCGTGCCCAGTCATCTCGAGTGTATCGCACCAATCGGACGTATTCTGATCGGCATTTGGAAATTTGCGCTTCGTCCCAGCCAGTAATGGCCACCACGGCATTCGTAAAATGCGGCAATTCTCGCCTCAACCATCGACCGAATGCGAAGTATGCCGTGTCCCACGGGCAGGATTCAGGCGGCCAGGATGCATCCATCGGACGGAAGCATTGACCGATCAAGTCAGTGAGGCGATCGATTGACGGTTGATCTTGCGGAGATTCTTGCAGCACCCGGCCGAGTTCGTGGCAGAGGTCATCGATCAAGCCCGACGCAGAACGTGGGTATGGAGCTTTAAGGTTCCGAAAAAGCTTGACGATGTCATCAGTGTTCATGTGGTCGAGCCAGACAGTGTTTCGCCTGTCGGGGATCGTTATCCGTCACCGAGGACCAACGATTGACTTTCAATTTGTAAAGCCCAGCAAGCGGTCCTTCGGTGCACCACATGGCGCTTGCGATGGGCGTGCGGGGCAAAGGAATCGCGGATGGCACGGGGGCCGCGATTCTCCAGGGTAACTGTCGAAGAAAGACCGAGCAACAATCGACAGAGCAAACCAGCAATCCGGTGACGATCAGCGGGCGCATCGACTGCGATGGTATTCCGCCGTTAGCACGACCGCGAATCGATGAGTGTTGATGAGTGGCGATGAGTGTTCCCGTCCGAGAGAACGCCAATCTTCGCTAATCGCACACGAACGACTTTGTCCGGAGAGCTCGCCCAGCATTGGTTTTCATCGCCAGCGATGAAGCAATCGAGACGGGGCGCGGAGACTCGCATGCATCGTCTGATTCGTCGGTGCTCCGGGGTCAATCGATCAACACGCGTCGCATTCACCATGTATCTCGTCAGTCGTTGGAGCGTTCGATCTGATGCTGTTGCTGCGATGCCTTCTTGTACCACTTTGAAGCTTCACCGTAATCCTCCATGTCGGCGAAGGCGCTCGCGACAACCGCATACGCTTCGGCTAACACGTTCGGATCTTTATTTGTCCCCGCTTCACGCAACAGCGATCCAAAATCGTCCATCTTCTCACGGACGCCTGGCAGCGTGCGAATCCGTCGCCCCTCGGCTGTTGAACAACCAAACACCACGCCGGCCAGTTTGTCCCAGTCCCCCAGCCGTTCCGTGCCTTTGGGCTGTAGCTGAAAAGTAATCTCCTTCGTTTCGTTTGCCTCAAATTCGGCTCTTACATACCGACGCCCA
Protein-coding regions in this window:
- a CDS encoding DUF1569 domain-containing protein; this translates as MLQKPERKSTIAERRMELRYPDLGAACADIAGLRECGYELVGTWSLAQILDHLNMSMQMTIDGAEFTFPAVMRPVMKLIFMPTMRKGKPSKLRGKAPKQLQPALDLDEDACANRFYALSETLMDPSTAFVPHYPMLGRLSREQWLLMQQWHAAHHLSFVVPNA